A window of the Thalassospira indica genome harbors these coding sequences:
- a CDS encoding GPW/gp25 family protein, which produces MTYGMSRQTGKKLTKRDHIGQSVDDILTTPVGTRVKRREYGSHVFDLVDRPANPTGALQIIAATAEAIERWEPRLDLQRASVSAGMDGKAVINLTGIVKDDGEAVTYGVGLGGLS; this is translated from the coding sequence ATGACCTATGGCATGTCCCGGCAGACTGGCAAGAAGCTGACCAAGCGCGACCATATCGGCCAATCGGTAGACGACATTCTGACCACCCCGGTAGGCACGCGTGTAAAGCGCCGGGAATACGGATCACACGTCTTTGATCTGGTGGATAGACCGGCCAACCCGACCGGTGCGCTTCAGATCATTGCAGCAACCGCCGAAGCAATCGAGCGATGGGAGCCGCGTCTCGATCTGCAAAGGGCTTCTGTGTCCGCTGGAATGGACGGCAAGGCAGTCATCAATCTGACCGGCATCGTCAAGGATGATGGCGAAGCGGTCACCTATGGTGTTGGCCTCGGGGGGCTGTCATGA
- a CDS encoding PAAR domain-containing protein — MPKVTLQGHLCTGHGCWPPRGSIEGEPKFTVGGIPVHCEGHAWGAHTCPAIPETHASVLQAGAPRFTVGGKELGRVGDPVACGSLVAQGFETFTVGD; from the coding sequence ATGCCGAAAGTCACCCTTCAGGGCCATTTGTGCACCGGTCATGGTTGCTGGCCGCCACGCGGATCCATCGAAGGCGAACCCAAATTCACAGTTGGCGGGATCCCCGTGCATTGCGAAGGGCACGCATGGGGCGCGCACACCTGCCCCGCCATCCCGGAAACTCATGCATCTGTTCTTCAGGCCGGTGCGCCGCGCTTCACTGTAGGCGGCAAAGAACTGGGACGCGTGGGCGACCCGGTCGCGTGCGGCTCTCTGGTCGCCCAAGGATTTGAAACCTTCACGGTGGGGGATTGA
- a CDS encoding phage baseplate assembly protein V: MSENIAEILRILQNIIAIGTIVDVDHENARAKVSINDGKPGRWIPVPGSVGQNYRGTNHLRKGTQVLVASPSGDPANGVILQVFYSDGLPSVSSDGAVDMVQWNDGTTVTYNTSNKRLELHSSGDLVVSADGAIGIQCQGDLWLDGAHIHAQEGGI; encoded by the coding sequence ATGTCAGAAAACATCGCCGAAATCCTGCGCATTCTTCAAAATATTATCGCCATCGGCACCATTGTTGATGTCGATCACGAGAACGCACGCGCCAAGGTATCCATCAATGATGGGAAACCGGGCCGATGGATCCCCGTTCCCGGTTCTGTTGGACAGAACTATCGCGGCACCAATCACCTGCGAAAAGGCACCCAAGTTCTTGTCGCCTCGCCCAGTGGCGATCCGGCAAATGGCGTCATTCTTCAGGTTTTCTATTCCGATGGGTTGCCTTCCGTATCGTCCGACGGCGCGGTCGATATGGTGCAATGGAACGATGGCACCACCGTCACCTACAACACCAGCAACAAACGGCTAGAGCTTCACAGCAGTGGTGATTTGGTAGTGTCGGCGGATGGTGCCATCGGCATCCAGTGCCAAGGTGATCTTTGGCTTGATGGTGCGCACATCCATGCGCAGGAAGGGGGTATTTGA
- a CDS encoding phage virion morphogenesis protein translates to MAKAELHGFEQFDAWIESAIRALSPAGRKTLLRDIAREVRRRNQQRITKQQDPDGNKWQPRKPDREGNIRGAKKMMLGFRKARRMRIETTPSHAAVGFRGKTSQIASVHHYGAVDYVEKGGPRVKYPERRLLGIPTEDLHLIRQKLIDAIVSGK, encoded by the coding sequence ATGGCAAAAGCAGAACTTCACGGGTTTGAGCAGTTTGACGCATGGATTGAAAGCGCGATCCGTGCCCTTTCGCCTGCCGGTCGGAAAACGCTTTTGCGTGATATCGCCCGCGAAGTGCGTCGCCGAAACCAGCAACGGATCACTAAGCAACAGGATCCCGATGGCAACAAATGGCAACCGCGAAAACCCGACAGAGAGGGCAACATTCGGGGTGCCAAGAAGATGATGCTGGGATTCCGAAAGGCCCGGCGCATGCGGATCGAAACCACGCCTTCGCATGCGGCTGTCGGTTTTCGGGGAAAGACATCCCAGATCGCGTCAGTTCACCACTATGGTGCTGTTGACTATGTTGAGAAAGGCGGGCCACGGGTGAAATACCCAGAAAGGCGATTGCTTGGGATTCCGACCGAGGATCTGCACTTGATCCGGCAAAAACTGATCGACGCCATCGTTTCGGGAAAATAG
- a CDS encoding phage tail protein: MQKLTEARDHLLSSGLGIKAKDLLTFAEKGSVVAYQGTESQNRNFKIRYVAHLIITDYAGDPQSLLFVMTDWINANIPDRTEEALKFHVDVISTKAADISIQIELSDTVAVNPVDGGTNLDHQPDADVRAIDMGSFYPDLS; the protein is encoded by the coding sequence ATGCAAAAACTGACTGAAGCGCGGGACCATCTTCTGTCCAGTGGTTTGGGTATCAAGGCAAAAGACCTGCTGACCTTCGCGGAAAAAGGCAGTGTCGTGGCCTATCAGGGCACTGAAAGCCAGAACCGCAACTTCAAGATCCGATATGTTGCGCATCTGATCATCACCGACTATGCCGGTGATCCGCAAAGCCTGTTGTTTGTGATGACGGACTGGATTAATGCCAACATTCCCGACAGGACCGAAGAAGCTCTAAAGTTCCATGTGGATGTGATCAGCACCAAGGCCGCCGATATCTCCATACAGATCGAGCTTTCCGACACTGTCGCGGTTAACCCTGTCGACGGCGGCACAAACCTTGATCACCAGCCCGATGCGGATGTTCGCGCCATTGATATGGGCTCTTTTTATCCTGATCTTTCCTGA
- the lysC gene encoding Rz1-like lysis system protein LysC: MHRIMAVSALLFMPLLTACASSPPITQIKTVRTVVPAALTNCKERPRMPAPPVTDQKVGRLIVDLIDAHDDCFGKNQRIRELQETEHAKTD, from the coding sequence GCACCGCATAATGGCTGTGTCGGCCCTGCTGTTCATGCCGTTATTGACGGCCTGCGCATCCAGCCCGCCGATCACACAGATTAAAACCGTTCGCACCGTCGTGCCGGCCGCCTTGACCAATTGCAAGGAACGGCCACGGATGCCTGCCCCGCCCGTGACTGATCAGAAAGTTGGTCGCCTGATTGTCGATCTGATCGATGCCCACGACGATTGCTTTGGCAAGAACCAGCGCATCCGCGAGTTACAGGAAACAGAACATGCAAAAACTGACTGA